Proteins from one Natrinema salinisoli genomic window:
- a CDS encoding ABC transporter ATP-binding protein yields MARVQLDNVTKRYEDIVAVDEMDLDIRDGEFVCLVGPSGCGKSTTMETIAGLTKPTEGTITIGDTDVTRLPPKDRGVAMVFQNIALFPHMDVYDNISFGLRLRKFDKEEIDRRVDHASDIVQLEGMLDRMPDELSGGQQQRVAIARAIVREPDVFLMDEPLANLDAKLRVHMRTELQRLHKQLDTTIIYVTHDQAEAMTMSDRIAVINAGELQQIDPPLVCYNEPANRFVAGFIGSPSMNFVDGELTEDGLETDHFDLEFDVDGLDVAPGEAVTMGVRPEDIYPGRSEDSPASASAVIDATTDVLEPMGDEIFVYLTLDDSGGQMMTSGEASAASNQLLMSVDPDSAIEEDDQVSVVLDRSKIHLFETESGEAITHGLTQLSGRADVSGSETASTRAGADSGGSHE; encoded by the coding sequence ATGGCACGAGTACAACTCGACAACGTCACGAAACGCTACGAAGACATCGTCGCCGTCGACGAGATGGATCTCGACATCAGGGACGGCGAATTCGTCTGTCTCGTCGGCCCCTCCGGTTGCGGGAAGTCGACGACGATGGAGACCATCGCCGGCCTCACCAAACCGACGGAGGGAACGATCACGATCGGTGACACCGACGTCACCAGACTCCCGCCGAAGGACCGGGGCGTCGCGATGGTCTTCCAGAACATCGCGCTGTTCCCGCACATGGACGTCTACGACAACATCTCCTTCGGGCTGCGACTCCGGAAGTTCGACAAAGAGGAGATCGACAGGCGCGTCGATCACGCCTCCGACATCGTCCAGCTCGAGGGGATGCTCGATCGGATGCCCGACGAGCTCTCCGGCGGGCAACAACAGCGCGTGGCGATCGCCCGCGCGATCGTCCGCGAACCGGACGTCTTCCTGATGGACGAGCCGCTGGCGAACCTGGACGCGAAGCTGCGCGTCCACATGCGGACAGAACTCCAGCGGCTGCACAAGCAACTCGACACGACGATCATCTACGTCACGCACGATCAGGCCGAGGCGATGACCATGTCGGATCGGATCGCCGTCATCAACGCCGGCGAACTCCAGCAGATCGATCCGCCGCTGGTCTGTTACAACGAACCGGCGAACCGGTTCGTCGCCGGCTTCATCGGCTCGCCGTCGATGAACTTCGTCGACGGCGAACTCACCGAGGACGGGCTGGAAACCGACCACTTCGACCTCGAGTTCGACGTCGACGGTCTCGATGTTGCGCCCGGAGAGGCCGTCACGATGGGAGTCCGTCCCGAAGACATCTATCCGGGCCGCTCCGAAGACTCGCCGGCCAGCGCCTCGGCGGTCATCGACGCGACCACCGACGTCCTCGAGCCGATGGGCGACGAGATCTTCGTCTACCTCACGCTCGACGACTCGGGCGGGCAGATGATGACGAGCGGAGAGGCGTCGGCCGCCTCGAATCAGCTGTTGATGAGCGTCGACCCCGACTCGGCGATCGAAGAGGACGACCAGGTCAGCGTCGTGCTCGACCGGTCGAAGATCCACCTCTTCGAGACGGAGTCGGGAGAGGCGATCACTCACGGACTTACCCAGCTATCGGGCCGGGCGGACGTATCCGGCTCGGAAACGGCGAGCACGCGGGCCGGTGCCGATTCCGGAGGTAGCCATGAGTGA
- a CDS encoding carbohydrate ABC transporter permease, translating to MTPPTDTTSESGDDETRGPLERWVNGVVTEPDKRKRLYRALFYVITGFFLVTTLFPFYWLLVLALTPSGEITSGGWNVAVPLLGQVPFPTPQGFNVAAFVEVFQQVPFHLYVFNSFVLAISTTAIVIVLASLAGYVFGRLEFPGRGVMMLGILAISYFPPAAFLIPLFEAFLGNPVVVPFLGIELFTPPRLVNTPPSMIMPFSALFLPLSIFILTTFYSQIPDGLEDAARVEGTTRLGALFRVIMPLSAPGVVTAAVLTFIAVYNEYFFSSIMSLQNEPTQWSPLVGGILSYQTQYTTDYNLMAAASIVGVLPMLIIVIFAQEKIVSGLTDGALKE from the coding sequence ATGACACCACCGACCGACACCACGTCCGAATCGGGCGACGACGAGACCAGGGGGCCACTCGAGCGGTGGGTCAACGGCGTCGTCACCGAGCCCGACAAGCGCAAGCGGCTGTACAGAGCACTGTTCTACGTCATCACCGGGTTCTTCCTCGTGACGACGTTGTTCCCGTTCTACTGGCTCCTGGTACTCGCCCTGACGCCGAGCGGCGAGATCACGTCCGGTGGCTGGAACGTGGCCGTTCCGCTACTCGGCCAGGTGCCGTTCCCGACGCCGCAGGGATTCAACGTCGCGGCGTTCGTGGAGGTCTTTCAGCAGGTGCCGTTCCACCTCTACGTCTTCAACAGCTTCGTGCTCGCGATCTCCACGACGGCCATCGTCATCGTCCTGGCGAGTCTCGCGGGTTACGTCTTCGGTCGCCTCGAGTTCCCGGGCCGCGGCGTGATGATGCTCGGCATCCTGGCGATCTCGTACTTCCCGCCGGCGGCGTTCCTGATCCCGCTGTTCGAAGCGTTCCTCGGGAACCCGGTAGTGGTGCCGTTTCTGGGGATCGAGTTGTTCACGCCGCCGCGGCTGGTCAACACGCCGCCGTCGATGATCATGCCCTTCAGCGCGCTGTTCCTCCCGCTGTCGATCTTCATCCTCACCACGTTCTACTCGCAGATCCCGGACGGGCTCGAGGACGCGGCTCGCGTGGAGGGGACGACGCGGCTGGGCGCGCTGTTCCGGGTGATCATGCCGCTGTCGGCACCCGGCGTCGTGACCGCGGCCGTGTTGACGTTCATCGCGGTGTACAACGAGTACTTCTTTAGCTCGATCATGTCGCTACAGAACGAACCCACCCAGTGGTCTCCGCTGGTGGGCGGCATTCTGAGCTATCAGACGCAGTATACGACGGACTACAACCTGATGGCGGCGGCGAGCATCGTCGGTGTCCTGCCCATGCTCATCATCGTCATCTTCGCACAGGAAAAAATCGTCAGCGGACTGACTGACGGCGCACTCAAGGAATAA
- a CDS encoding carbohydrate ABC transporter permease codes for MSTEDRTPGPARESNRSGPIVAFTRWMENLGETGFAYLLLTPVFVLLTTIALYPLLRTLELSMYQGVLSDPEFVGLENYVQLFTGAADSRLPGSTTFLPSISVDGTFPFIHVGGVLRSALAVTLVFTVVSVFFETIIGFGQALVLDQDFRGRRWVRAAIIIPWAIPIVVQGMMFFLMFHPSAGFLTEPLANLGIVEPTNTLNDPGSSLLIIMVSDIWKTTAFMALLILAGLQSIDRSLYDVAEVAGATKWQQFKLITFPLVLPTLGIAILFRTIQAMRIYGLIDSVSTCSTVPSLSCMVVTTFNTNRGLAAAIAFVTAGIIAIAVLGVIYQQYKEGF; via the coding sequence ATGAGCACCGAAGACCGAACGCCCGGCCCCGCGCGTGAATCGAATCGATCGGGGCCGATCGTCGCGTTCACGCGGTGGATGGAGAACCTCGGCGAGACGGGGTTCGCCTATCTGCTGTTGACGCCGGTGTTCGTACTACTGACGACGATCGCACTCTATCCGCTGTTGCGGACGCTCGAGCTGTCGATGTATCAGGGCGTCCTATCGGACCCGGAGTTCGTCGGGCTCGAGAATTACGTGCAGCTGTTTACCGGTGCGGCCGACTCCCGACTGCCGGGGTCGACGACGTTCCTGCCGTCGATCAGCGTCGACGGTACGTTCCCGTTCATCCACGTCGGTGGGGTTTTGCGGAGCGCGCTCGCGGTGACGCTCGTCTTCACCGTCGTGAGCGTCTTCTTCGAGACGATCATCGGCTTCGGACAGGCGCTGGTACTCGACCAGGACTTCCGCGGCCGCCGGTGGGTTCGCGCCGCGATCATCATCCCGTGGGCCATCCCGATCGTCGTCCAGGGGATGATGTTCTTCCTGATGTTCCACCCGAGCGCCGGCTTCCTGACGGAACCGCTGGCCAATTTGGGGATCGTCGAACCGACGAACACCCTCAACGATCCGGGCAGTTCGCTGCTGATCATCATGGTGTCGGACATCTGGAAGACGACGGCGTTCATGGCGTTGCTCATCCTCGCCGGGCTCCAGAGCATCGACCGCAGCCTCTACGACGTCGCGGAGGTCGCCGGCGCCACCAAGTGGCAACAGTTCAAGCTGATCACGTTTCCGCTGGTGTTGCCGACGCTCGGCATCGCGATCCTGTTCCGGACGATCCAGGCGATGCGGATCTACGGCCTCATCGATTCGGTTTCGACCTGTTCGACCGTCCCGTCGCTGTCGTGTATGGTCGTCACGACGTTCAACACGAACCGGGGCCTCGCGGCCGCGATCGCGTTCGTCACCGCGGGGATCATCGCCATCGCCGTGCTCGGCGTGATCTACCAACAGTACAAGGAGGGATTCTGA
- a CDS encoding Gfo/Idh/MocA family protein, with product MSDDYADVRTGIVGLGNIGRYHADRLVDLGVPLAGGMDIDAEARASFTDHYDAAVYDDYHDLYDDVDAVVITTPNKFHEEYAVAALERGLHVLLEKPLAHTIESARRIADAASTAEGTFRIGFNNRFLNAVQHIRNRIENGELGEVTHVEANYVRRRGVPGRGTWFTRKEISGGGALIDLGVHAIDLSMYLLGYPDVKEVSGVTRSEFGGRDDYAYLKMWGPDSGPGTFDVDDSASAFVRCAGDRTISLETAWATNRPATHEFVVRGTEAAARFDLKDGDLTIHSAGSDGQDHLLDTAVEMRENDTHTDEQRAFFDAITTSRDIGGGIDEAMTVQRIVDAIYRSSEGGGTVTLGDAET from the coding sequence ATGAGCGACGACTACGCCGACGTCCGAACCGGTATCGTCGGCCTCGGCAACATCGGTCGGTACCACGCCGATCGTCTCGTCGACCTCGGCGTCCCGCTCGCCGGCGGGATGGACATCGATGCCGAGGCGCGCGCCTCGTTTACCGACCACTACGACGCGGCGGTCTACGACGACTATCACGACCTCTACGACGACGTCGACGCCGTCGTCATCACCACGCCGAACAAGTTCCACGAGGAGTACGCCGTCGCCGCACTCGAGCGGGGACTCCACGTCCTCCTCGAGAAGCCCCTGGCGCACACGATCGAGAGCGCCCGACGGATCGCCGACGCAGCGTCGACCGCCGAGGGAACCTTCAGAATCGGTTTCAACAATCGATTCCTGAACGCCGTCCAGCACATCCGCAATCGGATCGAGAACGGCGAGCTCGGGGAGGTCACGCACGTCGAAGCCAACTACGTCCGTCGGCGGGGCGTCCCCGGCCGCGGAACGTGGTTCACCCGCAAGGAAATTTCCGGGGGCGGTGCGCTCATCGACCTCGGGGTCCACGCGATCGACCTATCGATGTACTTGCTGGGCTATCCGGACGTGAAAGAAGTCTCCGGAGTCACCCGGTCCGAGTTCGGCGGTCGAGACGATTACGCGTACCTCAAGATGTGGGGGCCGGACAGCGGTCCGGGAACCTTCGACGTCGACGACTCTGCGAGCGCCTTCGTCCGCTGTGCGGGCGATCGGACGATTTCCCTCGAGACGGCCTGGGCGACCAACCGACCGGCGACCCACGAGTTCGTCGTCCGCGGCACGGAGGCCGCCGCCCGGTTCGATCTCAAGGACGGCGATCTCACGATCCACTCGGCGGGGTCAGACGGCCAAGATCACTTGCTCGATACGGCCGTCGAAATGCGCGAGAACGATACCCACACCGACGAACAGCGGGCGTTCTTCGACGCGATCACGACCAGCCGCGATATCGGCGGGGGTATCGACGAAGCGATGACCGTACAGCGGATCGTCGACGCGATCTACCGCTCGAGCGAGGGCGGCGGAACCGTCACGCTGGGTGACGCGGAGACCTGA